The Sulfitobacter guttiformis genome contains a region encoding:
- a CDS encoding disulfide bond formation protein B, which translates to MRLVLLATLGSAAVLLGAYGFQHIGGMAPCKLCLWQRWPHGGAILIGLAILFTGERRLAWMGAIAALSTAAIGAYHVGVEQGWWEGPSTCTAGGVTNLSAQELMNQILAAPLVRCDDIAWQMAGISMAGWNAILSLGLAMIWIQAMRRA; encoded by the coding sequence ATGCGCCTTGTTTTACTTGCGACACTAGGATCTGCCGCCGTCTTGCTCGGTGCGTATGGCTTCCAGCATATTGGCGGCATGGCCCCGTGCAAACTTTGCCTGTGGCAGCGGTGGCCGCACGGCGGCGCCATCCTTATCGGCCTTGCGATTCTGTTCACCGGTGAGCGGAGGCTGGCATGGATGGGCGCAATCGCTGCGCTGAGCACTGCCGCAATCGGTGCCTACCACGTGGGAGTCGAGCAAGGCTGGTGGGAGGGTCCAAGTACGTGCACCGCGGGCGGTGTCACCAACCTGAGCGCGCAGGAATTGATGAACCAGATCCTTGCAGCTCCGCTGGTGCGCTGCGACGATATTGCCTGGCAAATGGCAGGTATCAGTATGGCAGGCTGGAACGCGATCTTGTCGCTTGGCCTTGCGATGATCTGGATACAGGCAATGCGCCGCGCCTGA
- the dksA gene encoding RNA polymerase-binding protein DksA: MNNMQVEYFRWKLLDWKAELLEGSREMIETLQDGTRNIPDVNDRASEETDRALELRTRDRARKLVNKIEAALRRIDEGEFGYCSVTGEPISLKRLEARPIATMSLEAQEKHERRERVHRDE; this comes from the coding sequence ATGAATAACATGCAGGTCGAGTATTTCCGCTGGAAATTGCTGGACTGGAAAGCGGAATTGCTGGAAGGCAGCCGCGAGATGATCGAGACATTGCAGGACGGCACGCGCAACATTCCGGACGTGAATGACCGCGCCTCCGAGGAGACTGACCGCGCGCTGGAACTGCGCACCCGTGACCGCGCCCGCAAGCTGGTCAATAAGATCGAGGCAGCATTGCGCCGCATCGACGAGGGTGAGTTCGGCTACTGCTCGGTCACCGGCGAGCCTATTTCGCTCAAACGGCTGGAGGCGCGACCGATTGCGACGATGAGCCTTGAGGCGCAGGAAAAGCACGAGCGCCGCGAGCGCGTCCACCGCGACGAATGA
- the rocF gene encoding arginase — MKPQHVILQGAPLDCGKNRRGCIMGPDAYRTAGLVEALESLGHTVTDIGNIGPAPYTEVIHPKLHRLSETIAWTQSLADATEAAFARGMPITLGGDHALAAGTVLGAMRHAAAVDRPLFVLWLDAHSDFHTLESTDSGNLHGTPMGYLTGRSDFPGWPDLPASLPYENIAMIGLRSVDPAERAALQQTAITRVDMRQIDESGIATPLGAFLERIEAVNGMLHVSLDVDFLDPAAAPAVGTTVPGGATVREGHLVMEMINDSELLTSMDLVELNPFMDERGRTTRLMVDLAASALGRNVFDRPTRAF, encoded by the coding sequence ATGAAACCACAGCACGTAATTTTACAAGGTGCGCCGCTTGATTGTGGCAAAAACCGCCGTGGCTGTATTATGGGGCCGGATGCCTACCGCACCGCAGGCCTTGTTGAAGCGCTGGAGAGCCTTGGTCACACTGTGACCGATATCGGCAATATCGGGCCTGCGCCCTACACCGAAGTGATACATCCCAAGTTGCACCGTTTGTCAGAAACGATCGCATGGACCCAAAGCCTTGCCGATGCGACCGAAGCTGCGTTTGCACGCGGCATGCCAATTACCCTCGGCGGGGATCATGCGCTTGCAGCGGGCACAGTTCTGGGCGCGATGCGCCATGCTGCGGCGGTGGACCGGCCGTTGTTTGTTCTGTGGCTCGATGCGCACAGCGATTTTCACACACTAGAAAGTACCGACAGCGGCAATTTGCACGGCACACCCATGGGATACCTTACGGGGCGCAGCGATTTCCCCGGCTGGCCTGACCTTCCTGCGTCTCTTCCCTATGAAAATATCGCGATGATCGGTCTGCGCTCGGTTGACCCCGCAGAACGGGCAGCGTTGCAGCAAACTGCCATTACCCGCGTCGACATGCGCCAGATCGACGAGAGCGGCATCGCCACCCCGCTTGGCGCATTTCTGGAGCGGATCGAAGCCGTAAACGGCATGCTGCATGTTTCGCTGGATGTGGATTTCCTTGACCCCGCTGCTGCTCCTGCGGTCGGCACCACAGTGCCTGGCGGCGCCACTGTGCGTGAAGGCCATCTGGTAATGGAAATGATCAACGACAGCGAGTTGTTGACCTCGATGGATCTGGTGGAGCTGAACCCGTTCATGGACGAGCGCGGGCGCACCACACGCCTGATGGTCGACCTCGCCGCTTCGGCGCTGGGCCGTAACGTGTTTGATCGCCCGACACGGGCGTTTTAA
- a CDS encoding cadherin-like domain-containing protein, which produces MIRTVDFNSLATGENVTDQFADIGLRITATSNAPGVDQAMIFDTSNPTGGDDDLATDNLGNVLIISEDGDSTNPDDNETGGVLACGFDDAVTIKSLTFLDLDEPARLFFYGADGALLSEQFVPANGNNGQSVVQLAVSGTTRFEVVLQGSGAVDNLVFEDGTPDVDEPVDPVDPVDPIDPVDPGVRDGIVSGTDDANLIDLGYTGDPEGDLIDAGDAIIAGEAADDDIVDARGGNDTVSAGAADDDIYAGSGDDVVAGGAGNDLIYGDRTLAGGDGPVGTTGDRESFNWSEQGFTNGQSVTGFTQDTGTVNVTFTNVSSTPKTDSTFSTDTQRVTGIEGGSETVSSTSSLAAETRADGQSESYALDFDSPVSNVDFNINEITGDSLVTVRAFDASGNALPVTLVGGGGLTLLDTDGVNGAETADSDGGYADATTPFYSLNVDIAGPVSRIEITHVQNGDGGSNINITDVFFDTGDVVVVGESNDDVLAGDDGNDTIFGETGNDTILGGTGDDLLQGDSGQDYIDGDESNDTINAGPTDENAVNGADAGASGALPASEYDNAYAGGAGDDLINGGAGDDIITGDDDSRVSTETDGVFDLGADGSDTIYGGAGNDEIHTGTWADSDDGFGDTHTGAANDIAFGGDGDDILRGAGGDDTLSGDAGNDNIAGGAGADLLLGGDDADLFIGGTAGDTVDGGTGQTTGLDQDTLDLSGVGDFRLRDVTRDEDGDSDSGTVDFLGADGAVTGSMQFFEIETIIGTPVTENTPPVAVDDELLMDEDTTATINVLTNDTDADGDTLTLIAASSPNGTVEFTPEGLVTFTPNANFNGLSSISYTVTDGNGGTDIGAVDVRIIATPDAPVAVDDAATTPEDTAVVVDLRSNDTDPDDATGTLTISGVSVPVDQGSVVDNGDGTVTFTPAPDFNGEATITYTVTDPIGLSDEGQAIVTVTPANDAPDAVDDADTTDFNTPVTVNLLANDTDIDTPLADLVVSDATVPAEQGTLVNNGDGTVTFTPVTGFAGVATISYTISDGELTDSAVHTVTVGEPLPPQAFDDVASTPEDTAVIIDLRGNDFDPDNTLDELVLSGITVPAEQGTVIDNGDGTVTFTPALNFNGPATITYTITDPTGLSDVAEAVVTVMPVNDAPDAVDDADSTDFNTPVTVNLLANDTDVETPEVIFVTEATVPAEQGTLVNNGDGTVTFTPATEFTGVATISYTISDGDLTDSAVHTVTVSDGVGSGFAPVAVDDTAVTDEETAVTIDVLTNDTDPEDDPLTITEATSNDGTVTITADGQLVFTPNPDFFGEAIIDYTITDGNGGFDDARVFVTVNNINDAPVAVDDSAATDEDTAVTISVLDNDSDVDGDLLTVVAATSEDGTVAINDDGTITFTPNLDFTGDALINYTIEDEEGLQDTAQVTVSVGEASDPPVALDDTAETDEDTPVTIAVLANDSDPDGDPLTVTSATSPEGTVVINDDGTLEFTPNADFDGPATITYTITDGNGGQATATVDVTVNPVNDGPLAEDDSATTEIDTPVTVPVLANDSDPEGDPISVISASSPDGTVVINGDGTLTFTPNAGFIGEAQVNYSITDGALTDPAVLFVQVSDPAGAPVAADDVAETPEDTPVTIPVLANDTDPQGDPLTVTVATSPDGDVVINDDGTLTFTPNPDFNGPTTITYTVADPAGNTDTATVDVTVTPVNDPPVTVDDAAITNQGAPVIIDVLDNDSDPEGDPLTVIAATSPNGDVVINADGTLTFTPAPDFNGPAEITYTVSDGQGGETPGTVNVTVRDGIVTGTDGDDLIDTGYTGDPEGDLVDSGDAFLPGEGPQDDIINAGGGNDTVIAGEGNDDVSGGAGNDSIDGGAGDDELDGDDGNDTLIGGDGNDTVNGGAGNDVIDTSGGAPLPDIGYPGVFPADPNPEDDRDSVDGGDGNDTIRTGDDRDTINGGRGDDVIDAGIDDDVIDGGQGDDRIVGAEGNDSIRGGNGNDTIYANNDPDLGLDALEIEDDGSNPLGPDLAPGNGRDTVDGGSGNDVIFGGDDDDLLMGGSGDDFIDGGIDNDTLTGGTGNDTLIGGQGNDSLEGGQGEDTLEGGIGDDTLRGNRDDDSLHGGDGDDLLDGGAGNDSLTGDAGNDTLEGALGDDTLNGGTGDDSLDGGQGDDILNGDEGNDTLDGALGNDTLFGGDGDDVLNGGSGNDLFEGGAGNDTMTGGADRDVFQNVNAGDIVDGSETGDDFDCLDLRGSAPEGGSLTVNFDPDNAENGVVDYFNADGTDAGQLIFTNIEKVICFTPGTLIATPKGERKVEELQVGDRVITRDNGMQEIRWVGRREMSGEELAAKEHLRPVLIREGALGKGLPERDMMVSPQHRVLIANDKTALYFEEREVLVAAKHLTDMEGIDVVEVSSTSYIHIMFEAHEVILSDGIWTESFQPGDQSLVGIGNAARDEILELFPELATMEGIKAYTAARKSLKKFEAKLLTGKD; this is translated from the coding sequence ATGATTAGAACCGTTGATTTCAATTCCCTCGCCACAGGCGAAAACGTAACAGACCAGTTCGCGGATATCGGGCTGCGGATCACCGCAACATCGAATGCGCCGGGCGTAGATCAGGCGATGATCTTCGACACGAGCAATCCGACTGGTGGCGACGACGATCTGGCAACGGATAATCTCGGTAATGTTCTGATCATTTCAGAAGACGGCGACAGTACAAACCCCGACGACAACGAGACAGGTGGCGTGCTTGCTTGTGGCTTTGACGATGCGGTGACGATCAAATCGCTGACCTTCCTTGATCTAGATGAGCCTGCGCGCCTTTTCTTTTACGGCGCTGACGGCGCGCTTTTGAGCGAGCAGTTCGTACCGGCCAACGGCAACAACGGTCAAAGTGTTGTGCAGCTGGCGGTTTCGGGTACCACCCGTTTCGAAGTGGTTCTGCAAGGCTCGGGCGCTGTGGACAATCTGGTGTTCGAAGATGGGACCCCGGATGTGGATGAACCCGTCGATCCTGTGGATCCGGTAGACCCCATTGATCCGGTTGATCCAGGCGTGCGGGATGGAATCGTTTCGGGCACTGATGATGCAAACCTGATCGACCTTGGGTACACTGGCGATCCGGAAGGTGACCTGATTGATGCAGGCGACGCCATTATTGCGGGTGAAGCCGCAGATGATGATATTGTCGATGCCCGTGGCGGCAACGATACAGTTTCCGCAGGTGCGGCGGACGACGACATTTACGCCGGTTCCGGTGATGATGTCGTGGCCGGCGGCGCGGGCAACGATCTGATTTACGGCGATCGCACCCTTGCCGGAGGCGATGGTCCGGTCGGCACAACAGGCGACCGCGAAAGCTTTAACTGGAGCGAGCAGGGCTTTACCAATGGCCAGAGCGTTACCGGATTTACCCAAGACACAGGCACGGTCAATGTAACCTTCACCAACGTCTCATCGACACCAAAGACTGATTCAACGTTCTCCACCGACACCCAGCGCGTCACGGGGATCGAGGGAGGTTCCGAAACCGTCAGCTCGACAAGCTCGCTTGCGGCCGAGACCCGTGCAGATGGCCAATCCGAAAGCTACGCGCTGGATTTTGATAGCCCCGTGAGCAATGTTGACTTCAATATCAACGAAATCACCGGCGACAGCCTTGTAACTGTACGCGCATTCGATGCCTCTGGTAATGCGTTGCCCGTGACGCTGGTAGGCGGGGGCGGTCTGACGCTTCTGGATACCGACGGCGTCAATGGTGCCGAGACTGCCGACAGTGACGGCGGATATGCAGACGCCACCACTCCTTTCTATTCGCTCAATGTCGACATCGCCGGCCCCGTATCGCGGATCGAGATTACGCACGTGCAGAACGGCGACGGTGGCTCGAACATCAATATCACCGATGTATTCTTTGACACCGGCGATGTTGTGGTTGTCGGCGAGAGCAATGATGACGTGCTCGCCGGTGATGATGGCAACGACACAATCTTTGGCGAAACCGGCAACGATACCATTTTGGGCGGTACGGGGGACGATCTTTTGCAAGGCGACTCCGGTCAGGACTATATCGACGGTGACGAAAGCAACGATACGATCAATGCTGGCCCGACCGACGAAAATGCCGTGAACGGAGCCGACGCAGGCGCATCAGGCGCTCTGCCAGCTTCCGAGTATGACAATGCCTATGCTGGTGGTGCAGGCGATGATCTGATCAACGGGGGCGCTGGCGATGATATTATCACCGGCGACGACGACAGCCGCGTATCCACCGAAACCGATGGTGTGTTTGATTTGGGCGCTGACGGATCTGACACCATATATGGCGGTGCAGGCAACGACGAAATCCACACTGGTACATGGGCCGACAGCGACGACGGCTTTGGCGACACGCACACTGGTGCGGCCAATGACATTGCTTTCGGTGGTGATGGTGACGACATTCTGCGCGGCGCAGGCGGCGATGACACGTTGTCGGGTGACGCAGGCAACGACAACATTGCGGGTGGCGCGGGCGCTGACCTGCTTTTGGGCGGTGACGATGCCGATCTGTTCATAGGTGGCACTGCTGGCGACACCGTCGATGGTGGCACAGGTCAGACAACCGGACTGGATCAGGATACGCTCGACCTGTCTGGTGTAGGCGATTTCCGTCTGCGCGATGTGACTCGCGATGAAGATGGCGACTCCGACTCCGGAACCGTTGATTTTCTTGGTGCAGACGGCGCTGTGACAGGCTCGATGCAGTTCTTCGAGATTGAAACTATCATCGGCACACCGGTGACGGAAAACACGCCACCGGTTGCAGTCGACGACGAATTGTTGATGGACGAAGATACAACCGCAACCATCAACGTGCTCACAAACGACACGGACGCAGATGGTGACACGCTCACCCTCATCGCGGCGAGCAGCCCGAACGGCACAGTGGAGTTCACGCCGGAGGGTCTGGTGACTTTCACTCCGAACGCCAACTTCAACGGCCTTTCTTCCATTAGCTACACCGTTACAGACGGCAACGGCGGGACTGACATCGGCGCAGTTGATGTGCGCATCATCGCGACACCCGATGCCCCAGTTGCAGTTGACGATGCGGCCACGACACCTGAAGACACTGCTGTGGTCGTTGATCTGCGGAGCAACGATACCGATCCTGACGATGCAACAGGGACGCTGACTATTTCTGGCGTGTCGGTTCCAGTGGATCAGGGTAGCGTTGTAGATAACGGTGACGGCACTGTAACCTTCACACCTGCGCCAGACTTCAACGGTGAGGCCACAATTACCTATACTGTTACCGATCCAATCGGTTTGTCTGACGAAGGTCAGGCGATTGTGACGGTTACACCTGCAAACGATGCGCCGGATGCGGTTGACGATGCCGATACCACCGATTTCAACACTCCAGTCACAGTCAACCTTTTGGCCAATGACACAGATATCGACACACCGCTTGCCGATCTGGTGGTATCCGATGCGACCGTTCCTGCGGAGCAGGGCACACTTGTCAACAACGGTGATGGTACAGTGACTTTCACACCTGTGACCGGCTTTGCCGGTGTTGCGACCATCTCGTACACCATCTCCGACGGAGAGCTGACAGATAGTGCTGTGCACACCGTTACCGTGGGCGAGCCACTGCCACCGCAAGCGTTTGACGATGTAGCCTCTACCCCTGAGGACACTGCGGTGATCATTGATTTGCGCGGCAACGATTTTGATCCCGACAACACATTAGACGAGCTGGTTTTGTCCGGCATCACAGTTCCCGCCGAGCAGGGTACGGTAATTGACAACGGTGATGGCACGGTCACGTTCACACCCGCGCTGAACTTTAATGGTCCTGCCACAATCACCTATACCATCACCGACCCCACGGGGCTGAGTGATGTGGCCGAGGCAGTTGTAACGGTCATGCCCGTTAATGATGCACCCGATGCCGTGGATGATGCCGATAGCACGGATTTCAATACGCCCGTGACAGTCAACTTGCTGGCCAATGATACCGACGTCGAAACACCCGAGGTCATTTTCGTGACCGAGGCAACTGTTCCTGCGGAGCAAGGCACACTGGTCAACAACGGTGACGGCACGGTAACATTTACGCCCGCAACCGAATTTACGGGTGTTGCGACCATCTCCTACACTATTTCCGATGGAGATTTGACAGATAGTGCAGTGCACACTGTGACTGTTTCTGACGGTGTCGGGTCCGGGTTTGCACCGGTCGCGGTGGATGACACGGCGGTGACCGATGAGGAAACGGCCGTCACCATCGATGTTCTTACCAATGACACCGATCCAGAAGATGACCCGCTTACCATCACCGAGGCGACTTCGAACGACGGCACGGTCACCATCACAGCGGATGGCCAACTTGTCTTCACACCGAACCCGGATTTCTTCGGGGAAGCGATCATCGACTATACCATTACAGACGGCAATGGCGGCTTTGATGATGCCCGTGTCTTTGTGACGGTGAACAACATCAATGACGCGCCAGTTGCAGTGGACGATTCCGCTGCAACCGACGAAGATACTGCCGTTACCATTTCTGTCCTCGACAATGACAGTGACGTAGACGGTGATCTGCTCACCGTAGTCGCTGCAACGTCCGAAGATGGCACGGTTGCGATCAATGACGATGGCACTATCACTTTCACGCCGAACCTTGATTTCACCGGTGATGCGCTGATCAACTATACAATCGAGGATGAGGAAGGCCTGCAAGACACGGCCCAAGTGACGGTTTCTGTGGGTGAGGCCAGCGATCCGCCTGTTGCACTCGATGATACGGCTGAAACCGACGAAGACACGCCTGTGACCATCGCCGTTCTTGCAAATGACAGCGATCCTGACGGTGATCCGCTGACGGTAACCTCTGCAACCTCGCCAGAGGGTACGGTCGTGATCAACGATGACGGCACGCTCGAATTCACGCCAAACGCTGATTTCGATGGTCCGGCCACGATCACCTATACCATTACGGACGGCAACGGCGGCCAAGCCACGGCGACTGTTGATGTGACGGTGAATCCCGTAAACGATGGCCCACTGGCCGAGGATGACAGTGCAACCACCGAGATTGACACACCTGTGACAGTGCCTGTGCTGGCAAATGACAGCGATCCAGAGGGTGATCCTATCTCGGTGATCAGTGCCTCCAGCCCTGATGGTACAGTTGTAATCAATGGCGACGGTACCCTGACGTTCACCCCTAACGCCGGCTTTATCGGCGAGGCGCAGGTTAACTATTCCATCACCGATGGCGCGCTGACCGATCCTGCGGTTCTGTTTGTTCAGGTTAGTGACCCAGCGGGCGCCCCTGTTGCAGCGGACGATGTAGCCGAAACACCAGAGGATACGCCGGTCACTATTCCGGTTCTGGCAAACGACACCGACCCACAGGGTGATCCGCTGACTGTTACAGTCGCGACAAGCCCGGATGGCGATGTGGTGATCAACGACGACGGCACCCTTACGTTCACGCCAAACCCCGACTTCAACGGGCCGACCACGATCACCTATACGGTTGCAGATCCCGCAGGTAACACAGACACCGCCACAGTCGATGTGACAGTGACACCTGTGAATGATCCGCCAGTGACGGTTGATGATGCTGCGATTACCAATCAAGGTGCGCCAGTTATCATTGACGTGCTTGACAATGACAGCGATCCCGAAGGCGACCCGCTGACAGTAATTGCCGCGACAAGCCCGAACGGCGACGTTGTGATCAACGCTGACGGGACGCTGACCTTTACACCTGCGCCTGACTTTAATGGTCCTGCGGAAATTACCTATACAGTTTCTGATGGTCAGGGAGGCGAGACGCCTGGCACTGTCAACGTGACCGTGCGCGACGGTATTGTTACCGGCACAGACGGTGATGATCTTATCGATACCGGCTATACTGGTGATCCGGAGGGAGATCTGGTCGACAGCGGCGATGCCTTCCTGCCGGGCGAAGGTCCACAGGATGACATCATCAATGCGGGCGGCGGCAACGACACCGTTATTGCAGGCGAAGGCAATGATGATGTGTCCGGCGGTGCCGGAAATGACAGCATCGATGGTGGCGCTGGCGACGACGAGCTGGACGGCGACGATGGCAATGACACACTTATCGGCGGTGACGGCAACGATACCGTGAATGGCGGTGCCGGTAATGACGTGATCGACACCAGCGGCGGCGCTCCTTTGCCTGATATCGGCTACCCCGGTGTCTTCCCTGCGGATCCGAACCCCGAGGACGATCGCGACAGCGTCGACGGCGGTGACGGCAATGATACAATCCGGACAGGCGATGACCGTGATACGATCAACGGTGGTCGTGGTGACGATGTGATCGACGCAGGCATTGACGATGACGTCATCGACGGCGGTCAGGGTGACGACCGCATTGTGGGCGCAGAAGGCAACGACAGCATCCGCGGCGGCAATGGCAACGATACAATCTATGCCAACAACGATCCTGATCTGGGTCTTGATGCCCTCGAGATCGAAGATGACGGTAGCAACCCGCTTGGTCCTGATCTGGCTCCGGGCAATGGGCGCGATACTGTCGATGGGGGCTCCGGTAACGACGTGATCTTTGGCGGTGACGACGATGACCTGCTGATGGGTGGGTCAGGTGACGACTTTATCGATGGCGGTATCGACAATGACACCCTCACGGGTGGCACCGGTAACGACACATTGATCGGTGGTCAGGGCAACGACAGCCTCGAAGGCGGTCAGGGCGAAGACACCCTTGAGGGTGGTATCGGCGACGACACGCTGCGCGGAAATCGCGACGACGACTCGCTTCATGGCGGTGACGGCGACGATCTTCTGGATGGCGGCGCAGGTAATGACAGCCTGACAGGCGATGCTGGCAACGACACGCTCGAGGGCGCTTTGGGGGACGATACGCTCAATGGGGGCACCGGCGACGACAGCCTTGATGGCGGTCAGGGCGATGACATCCTGAACGGCGACGAGGGTAACGATACGCTGGATGGTGCGCTGGGGAACGATACGTTGTTTGGCGGCGACGGGGATGATGTCCTCAACGGCGGCTCGGGCAACGATCTGTTCGAAGGCGGTGCCGGCAATGACACGATGACGGGTGGTGCAGATCGCGATGTCTTCCAGAACGTCAATGCAGGCGATATTGTGGATGGCTCCGAAACGGGTGATGACTTTGACTGTCTTGACCTGCGCGGATCAGCACCCGAGGGCGGTAGCCTCACGGTCAACTTTGATCCTGATAACGCCGAAAACGGTGTCGTCGACTACTTCAACGCGGATGGTACAGACGCAGGGCAGCTGATCTTTACAAATATCGAAAAGGTCATCTGTTTTACGCCCGGCACACTGATCGCGACACCTAAAGGCGAACGTAAGGTAGAGGAACTGCAAGTCGGCGACCGGGTCATTACCCGTGACAACGGCATGCAGGAAATCCGCTGGGTTGGACGCCGTGAGATGTCCGGTGAAGAGTTGGCAGCCAAGGAGCATCTGCGCCCCGTCCTCATCCGTGAGGGTGCCTTGGGTAAGGGGCTGCCAGAGCGTGACATGATGGTATCGCCACAGCACCGTGTGCTGATCGCCAATGACAAAACGGCCCTCTACTTTGAGGAGCGTGAAGTGTTGGTCGCGGCGAAACATCTGACGGATATGGAAGGCATCGACGTGGTCGAAGTGTCGAGCACCAGCTATATCCACATCATGTTCGAGGCGCACGAAGTGATCCTGTCCGATGGTATCTGGACAGAAAGCTTCCAGCCTGGTGACCAGTCACTGGTTGGTATCGGAAATGCGGCGCGCGACGAGATCCTGGAACTCTTCCCGGAGCTTGCAACGATGGAGGGGATCAAAGCCTACACTGCTGCCCGCAAGTCGCTTAAGAAGTTCGAGGCAAAGCTGCTGACAGGCAAAGACTGA
- a CDS encoding FAD-dependent monooxygenase translates to MGKATVSNAIVIGAGIGGLAVATALARQGIAVTVIEQAAEIREVGAGLQVSPNGLAVLRALGLVQRLLQRGAVRGQAVVMQAHDRAGDVARLDLTQLREDQKYYFVHRADLIEVLRQAALEANVSFDMGCTVERVTAGEVPQLTLTDGSTRRAELVVGADGIHSQARIALNGADDAAFTGQVAWRAMVPNTFDHADVAMVTMGPGRHLVSYPLRGGSMVNLVAVEERRAWAGEGWMLADDPAHLRAAFQGFGGMAGEMIAAVESTTLWGLHRHPVAAVWQAGGVVLLGDAAHPTLPFLAQGANMALEDAWVLADYVAQGGRAGLAGYQAVRVPRVSRVIKAAQGNAWRYHLRPGPVRFAAHNVLRLGSRFAPGRMLGAFDWLYGVDVTSRASR, encoded by the coding sequence GTGGGCAAAGCAACCGTAAGCAATGCAATCGTGATCGGTGCAGGTATCGGAGGGCTGGCTGTTGCGACAGCGCTGGCGCGTCAAGGTATTGCGGTAACGGTGATTGAGCAGGCCGCAGAAATCCGCGAAGTGGGCGCAGGACTTCAGGTAAGCCCCAACGGTCTTGCCGTGCTGCGTGCTTTGGGGCTGGTGCAGCGGCTGCTTCAGCGCGGTGCTGTGCGCGGACAGGCGGTGGTTATGCAGGCGCATGACCGCGCAGGGGATGTTGCCCGTCTTGATCTGACGCAGCTGCGCGAGGATCAAAAATATTACTTTGTCCACCGCGCCGACTTGATCGAGGTTCTGCGTCAGGCGGCGCTGGAAGCCAACGTAAGCTTTGACATGGGATGTACCGTGGAGCGCGTGACAGCGGGCGAGGTGCCCCAGTTGACACTGACGGATGGCAGCACCCGGCGCGCCGAGTTGGTGGTGGGGGCGGATGGTATCCATTCGCAGGCGCGGATTGCGCTCAATGGTGCAGATGATGCAGCCTTCACGGGACAGGTTGCATGGCGTGCAATGGTGCCAAATACTTTCGACCACGCGGATGTGGCGATGGTCACGATGGGGCCAGGCCGGCATTTGGTCAGCTATCCTTTGCGCGGCGGAAGCATGGTCAATCTGGTCGCAGTGGAGGAGCGCCGCGCTTGGGCCGGTGAAGGATGGATGCTAGCGGATGATCCGGCCCATCTGCGCGCGGCCTTCCAAGGTTTTGGCGGTATGGCAGGGGAGATGATCGCGGCGGTCGAGAGTACAACCCTGTGGGGGCTCCACCGGCATCCGGTCGCAGCCGTCTGGCAGGCGGGTGGTGTGGTGCTGTTGGGCGATGCGGCCCATCCGACACTGCCGTTTCTGGCGCAAGGGGCCAACATGGCGCTTGAGGATGCGTGGGTGCTGGCCGATTATGTGGCACAAGGTGGTCGTGCCGGACTGGCGGGTTATCAGGCGGTGCGTGTGCCGCGCGTCAGTCGTGTTATAAAGGCTGCACAGGGCAATGCGTGGCGCTACCACTTGCGTCCCGGGCCAGTGCGGTTTGCCGCCCATAATGTACTGCGTCTGGGCAGCAGGTTCGCGCCGGGGCGGATGTTGGGGGCGTTTGACTGGCTTTACGGCGTCGATGTTACGTCACGCGCTTCGCGTTAA
- a CDS encoding YqaA family protein, producing MIQRLYDWTLGLAEHRHALWVLAFVAFLESSMFPIPPDIIMIPMILARPSRAFVIAGVALVASVLGGMLGYAIGALAFETLGDPILTALGKGDAMAEFATRFNDVGFWAVLIAGVTPFPYKVITIMSGVTAMPLGTFIATSILARGLRFFLVALLLWKFGAPVRDFIERRLPLMFTLAVALMIGGFLAIKLF from the coding sequence ATGATCCAACGCTTGTATGACTGGACGCTTGGCCTCGCCGAGCATCGGCACGCTCTTTGGGTGCTGGCCTTTGTCGCCTTTCTGGAAAGCTCGATGTTTCCGATCCCGCCTGACATTATCATGATCCCGATGATCCTTGCCCGTCCAAGCCGCGCATTTGTGATTGCCGGCGTGGCGTTGGTGGCCTCGGTTTTGGGCGGTATGCTTGGATATGCCATCGGCGCACTGGCTTTCGAAACACTCGGCGACCCGATTCTGACAGCACTCGGCAAAGGCGATGCGATGGCGGAGTTCGCGACCCGCTTTAACGATGTAGGCTTCTGGGCGGTGCTGATCGCCGGCGTGACCCCCTTTCCCTATAAGGTTATTACAATTATGTCAGGTGTCACCGCGATGCCACTGGGCACCTTTATCGCGACTTCGATCCTCGCGCGTGGTCTGCGCTTTTTCCTTGTGGCGCTACTGCTGTGGAAATTCGGCGCACCGGTGCGCGATTTCATCGAACGTCGCCTGCCCTTGATGTTCACCTTGGCCGTTGCCCTTATGATCGGCGGCTTCCTAGCAATAAAGTTGTTCTGA